From Schizosaccharomyces pombe strain 972h- genome assembly, chromosome: II, the proteins below share one genomic window:
- the cta3 gene encoding P-type calcium transport ATPase Cta3, whose protein sequence is MVTINISNPVYFSDIKDVESEFLTSIPNGLTHEEAQNRLSEYGENRLEADSGVSAWKVLLRQVLNAMCVVLILAAALSFGTTDWIEGGVISAIIVLNITVGFIQEYKAEKTMDSLRTLASPMAHVTRSSKTDAIDSHLLVPGDVVVLKTGDVVPADLRLVETVNFETDEALLTGESLPVIKDAHATFQMNEDVPIGDRINLAYSSSIVTKGRAKGICYATGMQTQIGAIAAGLRQKGKLFQRPEKDEPNYRRKLNKYYLKVTSYYVQRVLGLNVGTPLQRKLTVLAYILFCIAIILAIIVMAAHSFHVTNEVSIYAISLGISIIPESLIAVLSITMAMGQKNMSKRRVIVRKLEALEALGGVTDICSDKTGTITQGKMITRRVWIPSYGYLSVDTSDANNPTIGTVSGLEAAMQDVLKEKKQEMKNIDPSNQPSDQFIPLLKTCALCNLSTVNQTETGEWVVKGEPTEIALHVFSKRFNYGKEDLLKTNTFVREYPFDSEIKRMAVIYEDQQGQYTVYAKGAVERILERCSTSNGSTLEEPDRELIIAQMETLAAEGLRVLALATKVIDKADNWETLPRDVAESSLEFVSLVGIYDPPRTESKGAVELCHRAGIRVHMLTGDHPETAKAIAREVGIIPPFISDRDPNMSWMVMTGSQFDALSDEEVDSLKALCLVIARCAPQTKVKMIEALHRRKAFVAMTGDGVNDSPSLKQANVGIAMGQNGSDVAKDASDIVLTDDNFSSIVNAIEEGRRMFDNIMRFVLHLLVSNVGEVILLVVGLAFRDEVHLSVFPMSPVEILWCNMITSSFPSMGLGMELAQPDVMERLPHDNKVGIFQKSLIVDMMVYGFFLGVVSLMTWVVIMYGFGTGNLSYDCNAHYHAGCNDVFKARSAVFAVVTFCILIMAVEVKNFDNSLFNLHGIPWGEWNFRYFLHTLVENKFLAWAIALAAVSVFPTIYIPVINRDVFKHTYIGWEWGVVAVAVMFYFFYVEIWKSIRRSLTNPQKKGKFRRTLSNTITTESKLSEKDLEHRLFLQSRRA, encoded by the coding sequence ATGGTAACCATTAATATCTCGAATCCCGTTTATTTCTCTGACATTAAAGATGTTGAATCAGAATTCCTTACGTCTATCCCCAATGGACTTACCCATGAAGAGGCTCAAAATCGTCTTTCCGAATATGGAGAAAATAGACTGGAAGCCGACTCTGGTGTCTCAGCCTGGAAAGTCTTGTTGCGCCAGGTATTGAACGCAATGTGTGTTGTCTTGATCCTGGCCGCCGCTTTGTCTTTTGGTACCACTGATTGGATTGAAGGTGGTGTCATTTCTGCAATTATTGTTCTTAATATCACCGTTGGCTTTATCCAAGAATATAAAGCCGAGAAAACTATGGACTCATTGCGAACATTGGCTTCTCCTATGGCGCATGTCACACGCTCGAGTAAGACTGATGCTATTGACTCCCACCTTTTAGTTCCTGGGGATGTAGTCGTGCTAAAAACTGGTGATGTTGTACCCGCTGATCTTCGGTTGGTGGAAACGGTAAACTTTGAGACAGATGAAGCATTGTTGACTGGTGAGTCGCTTCCAGTGATAAAAGATGCACACGCTACTTTTCAAATGAACGAAGATGTTCCCATTGGTGATCGTATCAACCTTGCATATTCCTCTTCCATTGTGACTAAAGGTCGTGCCAAGGGAATTTGTTACGCAACCGGTATGCAAACGCAAATTGGAGCTATTGCAGCTGGTTTAAGACAAAAAGGAAAGCTCTTTCAACGTCCTGAAAAAGATGAGCCAAATTACCGTCGTAAACTGAACAAGTACTATCTTAAAGTCACTTCTTATTATGTTCAAAGGGTTTTGGGCCTCAACGTAGGAACACCTCTTCAAAGGAAATTAACTGTTCTTGCttatattcttttttgcattgCCATTATACTGGCCATCATCGTTATGGCCGCCCACAGTTTCCATGTGACCAACGAAGTTTCTATTTACGCTATATCCCTTGGTATTTCCATCATTCCCGAATCACTCATTGCTGTATTGTCGATTACGATGGCTATGGGCCAAAAGAACATGTCAAAACGTCGTGTAATCGTTCGAAAACTAGAGGCGCTTGAAGCCTTAGGAGGTGTTACTGACATTTGCTCTGACAAGACAGGTACTATTACCCAGGGTAAAATGATTACTAGACGCGTTTGGATTCCCTCATATGGTTATTTGAGTGTTGATACTTCTGACGCCAATAATCCTACAATTGGCACTGTATCTGGCCTTGAAGCTGCGATGCAAGATGtgttgaaagaaaagaagcaagAGATGAAAAACATTGACCCTTCAAACCAGCCTTCTGACCAGTTCATCCCATTACTAAAAACTTGCGCGTTGTGCAACCTTAGTACAGTGAACCAAACTGAGACAGGTGAGTGGGTTGTAAAAGGCGAGCCAACAGAAATTGCTTTACATGTATTTTCGAAAAGATTCAATTATGGTAAGGAAGATTTGCTAAAGACGAATACTTTCGTTCGTGAATATCCATTTGACTCGGAAATTAAGCGTATGGCTGTTATATATGAAGACCAACAGGGTCAGTACACCGTGTACGCCAAAGGTGCTGTTGAAAGGATTTTGGAAAGATGTTCTACTTCAAACGGATCTACGCTGGAAGAACCCGATCGTGAATTAATAATAGCACAAATGGAAACACTTGCAGCAGAAGGTTTGCGCGTCTTAGCTCTAGCAACGAAGGTTATAGACAAGGCAGACAATTGGGAAACATTGCCGAGAGATGTAGCCGAGTCTTCTCTAGAGTTTGTATCTCTTGTAGGTATTTACGATCCCCCAAGAACTGAATCGAAAGGTGCAGTGGAACTTTGCCATCGCGCAGGTATTCGAGTCCACATGCTTACTGGAGATCATCCGGAAACCGCAAAAGCTATTGCAAGAGAAGTTGGAATTATACCTCCATTTATCTCTGATCGAGATCCTAATATGTCATGGATGGTGATGACCGGTTCACAGTTTGATGCTCTTAGTGATGAAGAAGTTGATTCATTGAAAGCTCTTTGTCTAGTTATTGCTCGCTGTGCTCCTCAGACAAAGGTGAAAATGATTGAAGCCTTGCATAGAAGAAAGGCGTTTGTAGCGATGACAGGTGATGGCGTTAACGATTCTCCATCTTTGAAGCAAGCTAACGTAGGAATCGCAATGGGTCAAAACGGAAGTGATGTAGCCAAAGATGCTAGTGATATTGTTTTAACGGACGACAATTTCTCGTCCATTGTCAATGCCATTGAAGAAGGACGCCGTATGTTTGATAACATCATGAGGTTTGTTCTGCACTTGCTTGTTTCAAACGTGGGCGAAGTAATACTCTTGGTGGTCGGCTTGGCCTTTAGAGACGAGGTTCATCTTTCCGTGTTCCCAATGTCTCCCGTAGAAATTCTTTGGTGTAATATGATTACCTCCTCTTTTCCTTCGATGGGACTGGGAATGGAGCTAGCTCAACCTGATGTAATGGAGCGTCTCCCTCACGACAACAAAGTTGgtattttccaaaagagTCTAATTGTTGACATGATGGTGTATGGATTTTTCCTTGGAGTCGTTAGTCTTATGACTTGGGTTGTCATAATGTATGGATTCGGTACAGGCAATTTATCATATGATTGCAATGCCCACTATCATGCTGGATGCAACGATGTTTTCAAAGCACGGTCTGCTGTTTTTGCAGTTGTGACCTTTTGCATCCTTATTATGGCAGTCGAGGTGAAAAACTTTGACAACTCCCTATTCAACCTTCATGGGATTCCTTGGGGTGAATGGAACTTCCGTTATTTTCTCCATACGTTggttgaaaacaaattccTCGCTTGGGCCATTGCCCTTGCAGCTGTTTCGGTGTTTCCTACCATCTACATTCCTGTTATTAATAGAGACGTTTTCAAGCATACGTATATTGGATGGGAATGGGGAGTTGTTGCCGTTGCAGTGatgttttactttttttatgtcgaaatttggaaaagcaTTCGAAGAAGCTTGACCAATCCAcagaaaaaaggaaagttTAGAAGAACGCTCAGTAATACGATTACCACTGAATCCAAATTGTCCGAAAAGGATTTAGAGCATCGTTTGTTTTTGCAGTCTCGAAGAGCCTAA
- the ibp1 gene encoding Cdc25 family phosphatase Ibp1  produces MSTLSYVSPDALKGWLMESPNEISIIDVRDYDYEGERIPGSVRIPSDTFLASVDQHVDDLMKKRSLIVHCTYSQVRGPKAARVLSEILRNRITESKEKLSLSQKEKLFQNLPTVYILHGGFSAWKRRYGGQQGLIEYD; encoded by the coding sequence ATGTCTACTTTGTCTTATGTATCGCCTGATGCTTTAAAAGGCTGGTTAATGGAATCGCCTAACGAGATTAGCATAATCGATGTTCGTGACTACGATTACGAAGGAGAACGTATTCCTGGCAGTGTGCGTATTCCTTCCGACACTTTTCTCGCTAGTGTTGATCAGCATGTTGACGATCTCATGAAGAAGAGATCACTCATCGTCCATTGCACTTATTCTCAAGTTCGCGGTCCTAAAGCTGCCAGAGTACTTTCAGAAATTTTGAGAAACCGTATAACAGAAAGTAAGGAAAAGCTCTCTTTAagccaaaaagaaaagctcTTTCAAAACCTTCCTACTGTTTACATCCTTCATGGTGGGTTTTCCGCATGGAAACGGCGGTATGGTGGTCAACAAGGTCTTATCGAGTATGATTAA